A part of Gossypium hirsutum isolate 1008001.06 chromosome A07, Gossypium_hirsutum_v2.1, whole genome shotgun sequence genomic DNA contains:
- the LOC107920685 gene encoding tobamovirus multiplication protein 1 isoform X1 — protein MIKCYPFNLLFVNIALICLDVVLAFIAFFQLCRIHLRNQRVGWTRQKVLHLMIGSSNCGYFIYFLCMVVATCKRWLCWSNVCGFVLMALPKILFLAAFLLLLSFWADLCHQANDEEDGDEENSSRKPLLETSKTKVGLSNIDIRRKCCSFQGIRVGSRQKFVIVVIVLNVLLIIAFAAIIRIEQKNPSDSLVFARVYIDFLATLVLLMGVALGCYGFLLFSKLRRVRSEKASSEMRKVVGLVVVSVLCFTSSSLIALFTDVLLFHHWNPEKINGIKAPILLILHHVLGSSVPFAFGLWFMRELPAPSTSNRQVQPRAITFISYGPAGRHHHQYWPTSTSLEKQVSRTSPN, from the exons ATGATTAAGTGTTACCCTTTCAATCTTCTCTTTGTAAATATTGCTTTGATTTGCCTTGATGTTGTTCTAGCATTTATTGCCTTTTTCCAG CTTTGTAGGATTCACCTACGGAATCAACGAGTTGGGTGGACACGTCAAAAA GTTCTTCATCTCATGATCGGCTCTTCTAATTGTG gttatttcatttattttttgtgCATGGTTGTTGCCACATGCAAAAGGTGGCTTTGCTGGTCTAATGTGTGTGGCTTTGTTCTAATGG CCTTGCCCAAGATTCTGTTTTTGGCTGCATTTCTTCTTCTACTATCTTTCTG GGCCGACCTTTGCCATCAGGCAAATGATGAAGAGGATGGTGATGAAGAAAATAGTAGTCGCAAGCCTTTGTTGGAAACTTCGAAGACCAAGGTAGGCTTGTCAAACATTGATATTCGTCGGAAATGTTGCTCGTTCCAAGGTATTCGAGTTGGTAGCAGACAAAAATTCGTTATTGTG GTCATTGTGCTCAATGTCCTTTTAATAATTGCCTTTGCTGCAATAATCCGGATTGAACAGAAGAATCCTAGTGATTCTTTAGTATTTGCTCGG GTGTATATAGATTTTCTTGCCACGTTGGTGCTTCTAATGGGTGTAGCTCTCGGTTGCTATG GTTTCCTTCTATTTTCTAAATTGAGGAGAGTTCGGTCCGAGAAAGCTTCATCTGAAATGCGAAAG GTGGTTGGTTTAGTAGTTGTCTCGGTCTTGTGTTTCACATCGAGTTCTTTAATAGCTCTTTTCACAGATGTTCTT CTTTTTCATCATTGGAATCCAGAGAAGATTAATGGCATAAAAGCACCGATTCTTCTTATTTTGCACCATGTTTTAG GATCATCAGTCCCCTTCGCTTTTGGACTATGGTTCATGAGAGAGCTACCAGCCCCGTCTACAAGTAATAGGCAAGTGCAGCCAAGAGCAATAACTTTTATTAGTTATGGACCGGCAGGAAGGCATCATCATCAGTACTGGCCTACCTCAACAAGTTTGGAAAAGCAG GTGTCAAGAACAAGTCCAAATTAA
- the LOC107920685 gene encoding tobamovirus multiplication protein 1 isoform X3: protein MIKCYPFNLLFVNIALICLDVVLAFIAFFQLCRIHLRNQRVGWTRQKVLHLMIGSSNCGYFIYFLCMVVATCKRWLCWSNVCGFVLMALPKILFLAAFLLLLSFWADLCHQANDEEDGDEENSSRKPLLETSKTKVIVLNVLLIIAFAAIIRIEQKNPSDSLVFARVYIDFLATLVLLMGVALGCYGFLLFSKLRRVRSEKASSEMRKVVGLVVVSVLCFTSSSLIALFTDVLLFHHWNPEKINGIKAPILLILHHVLGSSVPFAFGLWFMRELPAPSTSNRQVQPRAITFISYGPAGRHHHQYWPTSTSLEKQVSRTSPN from the exons ATGATTAAGTGTTACCCTTTCAATCTTCTCTTTGTAAATATTGCTTTGATTTGCCTTGATGTTGTTCTAGCATTTATTGCCTTTTTCCAG CTTTGTAGGATTCACCTACGGAATCAACGAGTTGGGTGGACACGTCAAAAA GTTCTTCATCTCATGATCGGCTCTTCTAATTGTG gttatttcatttattttttgtgCATGGTTGTTGCCACATGCAAAAGGTGGCTTTGCTGGTCTAATGTGTGTGGCTTTGTTCTAATGG CCTTGCCCAAGATTCTGTTTTTGGCTGCATTTCTTCTTCTACTATCTTTCTG GGCCGACCTTTGCCATCAGGCAAATGATGAAGAGGATGGTGATGAAGAAAATAGTAGTCGCAAGCCTTTGTTGGAAACTTCGAAGACCAAG GTCATTGTGCTCAATGTCCTTTTAATAATTGCCTTTGCTGCAATAATCCGGATTGAACAGAAGAATCCTAGTGATTCTTTAGTATTTGCTCGG GTGTATATAGATTTTCTTGCCACGTTGGTGCTTCTAATGGGTGTAGCTCTCGGTTGCTATG GTTTCCTTCTATTTTCTAAATTGAGGAGAGTTCGGTCCGAGAAAGCTTCATCTGAAATGCGAAAG GTGGTTGGTTTAGTAGTTGTCTCGGTCTTGTGTTTCACATCGAGTTCTTTAATAGCTCTTTTCACAGATGTTCTT CTTTTTCATCATTGGAATCCAGAGAAGATTAATGGCATAAAAGCACCGATTCTTCTTATTTTGCACCATGTTTTAG GATCATCAGTCCCCTTCGCTTTTGGACTATGGTTCATGAGAGAGCTACCAGCCCCGTCTACAAGTAATAGGCAAGTGCAGCCAAGAGCAATAACTTTTATTAGTTATGGACCGGCAGGAAGGCATCATCATCAGTACTGGCCTACCTCAACAAGTTTGGAAAAGCAG GTGTCAAGAACAAGTCCAAATTAA
- the LOC107920685 gene encoding tobamovirus multiplication protein 1 isoform X4, whose amino-acid sequence MIKCYPFNLLFVNIALICLDVVLAFIAFFQLCRIHLRNQRVGWTRQKVLHLMIGSSNCGYFIYFLCMVVATCKRWLCWSNVCGFVLMALPKILFLAAFLLLLSFWADLCHQANDEEDGDEENSSRKPLLETSKTKVYIDFLATLVLLMGVALGCYGFLLFSKLRRVRSEKASSEMRKVVGLVVVSVLCFTSSSLIALFTDVLLFHHWNPEKINGIKAPILLILHHVLGSSVPFAFGLWFMRELPAPSTSNRQVQPRAITFISYGPAGRHHHQYWPTSTSLEKQVSRTSPN is encoded by the exons ATGATTAAGTGTTACCCTTTCAATCTTCTCTTTGTAAATATTGCTTTGATTTGCCTTGATGTTGTTCTAGCATTTATTGCCTTTTTCCAG CTTTGTAGGATTCACCTACGGAATCAACGAGTTGGGTGGACACGTCAAAAA GTTCTTCATCTCATGATCGGCTCTTCTAATTGTG gttatttcatttattttttgtgCATGGTTGTTGCCACATGCAAAAGGTGGCTTTGCTGGTCTAATGTGTGTGGCTTTGTTCTAATGG CCTTGCCCAAGATTCTGTTTTTGGCTGCATTTCTTCTTCTACTATCTTTCTG GGCCGACCTTTGCCATCAGGCAAATGATGAAGAGGATGGTGATGAAGAAAATAGTAGTCGCAAGCCTTTGTTGGAAACTTCGAAGACCAAG GTGTATATAGATTTTCTTGCCACGTTGGTGCTTCTAATGGGTGTAGCTCTCGGTTGCTATG GTTTCCTTCTATTTTCTAAATTGAGGAGAGTTCGGTCCGAGAAAGCTTCATCTGAAATGCGAAAG GTGGTTGGTTTAGTAGTTGTCTCGGTCTTGTGTTTCACATCGAGTTCTTTAATAGCTCTTTTCACAGATGTTCTT CTTTTTCATCATTGGAATCCAGAGAAGATTAATGGCATAAAAGCACCGATTCTTCTTATTTTGCACCATGTTTTAG GATCATCAGTCCCCTTCGCTTTTGGACTATGGTTCATGAGAGAGCTACCAGCCCCGTCTACAAGTAATAGGCAAGTGCAGCCAAGAGCAATAACTTTTATTAGTTATGGACCGGCAGGAAGGCATCATCATCAGTACTGGCCTACCTCAACAAGTTTGGAAAAGCAG GTGTCAAGAACAAGTCCAAATTAA
- the LOC107920685 gene encoding uncharacterized protein isoform X5, whose amino-acid sequence MIKCYPFNLLFVNIALICLDVVLAFIAFFQLCRIHLRNQRVGWTRQKVLHLMIGSSNCGYFIYFLCMVVATCKRWLCWSNVCGFVLMALPKILFLAAFLLLLSFWADLCHQANDEEDGDEENSSRKPLLETSKTKVYIDFLATLVLLMGVALGCYGFLLFSKLRRVRSEKASSEMRKLFHHWNPEKINGIKAPILLILHHVLGSSVPFAFGLWFMRELPAPSTSNRQVQPRAITFISYGPAGRHHHQYWPTSTSLEKQVSRTSPN is encoded by the exons ATGATTAAGTGTTACCCTTTCAATCTTCTCTTTGTAAATATTGCTTTGATTTGCCTTGATGTTGTTCTAGCATTTATTGCCTTTTTCCAG CTTTGTAGGATTCACCTACGGAATCAACGAGTTGGGTGGACACGTCAAAAA GTTCTTCATCTCATGATCGGCTCTTCTAATTGTG gttatttcatttattttttgtgCATGGTTGTTGCCACATGCAAAAGGTGGCTTTGCTGGTCTAATGTGTGTGGCTTTGTTCTAATGG CCTTGCCCAAGATTCTGTTTTTGGCTGCATTTCTTCTTCTACTATCTTTCTG GGCCGACCTTTGCCATCAGGCAAATGATGAAGAGGATGGTGATGAAGAAAATAGTAGTCGCAAGCCTTTGTTGGAAACTTCGAAGACCAAG GTGTATATAGATTTTCTTGCCACGTTGGTGCTTCTAATGGGTGTAGCTCTCGGTTGCTATG GTTTCCTTCTATTTTCTAAATTGAGGAGAGTTCGGTCCGAGAAAGCTTCATCTGAAATGCGAAAG CTTTTTCATCATTGGAATCCAGAGAAGATTAATGGCATAAAAGCACCGATTCTTCTTATTTTGCACCATGTTTTAG GATCATCAGTCCCCTTCGCTTTTGGACTATGGTTCATGAGAGAGCTACCAGCCCCGTCTACAAGTAATAGGCAAGTGCAGCCAAGAGCAATAACTTTTATTAGTTATGGACCGGCAGGAAGGCATCATCATCAGTACTGGCCTACCTCAACAAGTTTGGAAAAGCAG GTGTCAAGAACAAGTCCAAATTAA
- the LOC107920685 gene encoding uncharacterized protein isoform X2 — translation MIKCYPFNLLFVNIALICLDVVLAFIAFFQLCRIHLRNQRVGWTRQKVLHLMIGSSNCGYFIYFLCMVVATCKRWLCWSNVCGFVLMALPKILFLAAFLLLLSFWADLCHQANDEEDGDEENSSRKPLLETSKTKVGLSNIDIRRKCCSFQGIRVGSRQKFVIVVIVLNVLLIIAFAAIIRIEQKNPSDSLVFARVYIDFLATLVLLMGVALGCYGFLLFSKLRRVRSEKASSEMRKLFHHWNPEKINGIKAPILLILHHVLGSSVPFAFGLWFMRELPAPSTSNRQVQPRAITFISYGPAGRHHHQYWPTSTSLEKQVSRTSPN, via the exons ATGATTAAGTGTTACCCTTTCAATCTTCTCTTTGTAAATATTGCTTTGATTTGCCTTGATGTTGTTCTAGCATTTATTGCCTTTTTCCAG CTTTGTAGGATTCACCTACGGAATCAACGAGTTGGGTGGACACGTCAAAAA GTTCTTCATCTCATGATCGGCTCTTCTAATTGTG gttatttcatttattttttgtgCATGGTTGTTGCCACATGCAAAAGGTGGCTTTGCTGGTCTAATGTGTGTGGCTTTGTTCTAATGG CCTTGCCCAAGATTCTGTTTTTGGCTGCATTTCTTCTTCTACTATCTTTCTG GGCCGACCTTTGCCATCAGGCAAATGATGAAGAGGATGGTGATGAAGAAAATAGTAGTCGCAAGCCTTTGTTGGAAACTTCGAAGACCAAGGTAGGCTTGTCAAACATTGATATTCGTCGGAAATGTTGCTCGTTCCAAGGTATTCGAGTTGGTAGCAGACAAAAATTCGTTATTGTG GTCATTGTGCTCAATGTCCTTTTAATAATTGCCTTTGCTGCAATAATCCGGATTGAACAGAAGAATCCTAGTGATTCTTTAGTATTTGCTCGG GTGTATATAGATTTTCTTGCCACGTTGGTGCTTCTAATGGGTGTAGCTCTCGGTTGCTATG GTTTCCTTCTATTTTCTAAATTGAGGAGAGTTCGGTCCGAGAAAGCTTCATCTGAAATGCGAAAG CTTTTTCATCATTGGAATCCAGAGAAGATTAATGGCATAAAAGCACCGATTCTTCTTATTTTGCACCATGTTTTAG GATCATCAGTCCCCTTCGCTTTTGGACTATGGTTCATGAGAGAGCTACCAGCCCCGTCTACAAGTAATAGGCAAGTGCAGCCAAGAGCAATAACTTTTATTAGTTATGGACCGGCAGGAAGGCATCATCATCAGTACTGGCCTACCTCAACAAGTTTGGAAAAGCAG GTGTCAAGAACAAGTCCAAATTAA
- the LOC121232127 gene encoding carnosine N-methyltransferase isoform X1, whose protein sequence is MEIEEDEERRRQRKLEEALEVKSLRRIISAYLNYPEAAEEDVRRYEKSFKKLPPAHKALLPHYPSKFQNLRRCISLNSYFIFTMLQAFEPPLDMSQDVDGCKDPHLENFEHGHCHSEERNASSCQSASTSGRMCCSNHAEACPQEKSNIMSNPTTELQEVKSEQQHEPIFGSGAGEVENNNEIAECCSNDVADSNGNAFSSPHDWLDPSLQLNVPLVDVDKVRCIIRNIVRDWAAEGEKERNQCYKPILEELDAQFPNRSKESPPACLVPGAGLGRLALEISCLGFISQGNEFSYYMMICSSFILNHTETTGQWTIYPWIHSNCNSLSDNDQHRPVSIPDIHPASAGITEGFSMCGGDFVEVYNDSSQIGVWDAVVTCFFIDTAHNIIEYIEIISRILKEGGVWINFGPLLYHFADMYGQEDDMSIELSLEDVKKIAFHYGFELEKEQTIETTYTTNPRSMMQNHYHAAFWTMRKKRTTTT, encoded by the exons ATGGAGATTGAAGAAGACGAAGAACGACGTCGTCAAAGGAAGCTTGAAGAAGCACTTGAAGTCAAATCCCTTCGCCGTATTATCAGTGCTTATCTCAa TTATCCAGAGGCTGCTGAAGAGGATGTCAGAAGATATGAAAAATCATTTAAGAAGCTTCCGCCTGCTCACAAG gctTTGTTGCCCCACTATCCTTCTAAGTTCCAAAATCTAAGAAG GTGTATTTCTTTGAATTCGTATTTCATATTTACCATGCTTCAG GCATTTGAACCTCCTTTAGATATGAGCCAGGATGTGGATGGTTGCAAGGATCCACACCTAGAAAACTTTGAACATGGGCATTGCCATTCTGAGGAGAGAAATGCTTCCTCTTGTCAGTCTGCATCAACCAGCGGAAGAATGTGTTGTTCTAACCATGCTGAAGCTTGTCCTCAGGAAAAAAGCAACATAATGAGCAATCCAACAACAGAG CTGCAGGAGGTGAAAAGCGAACAGCAACATGAGCCTATCTTTGGAAGCGGTGCTGGAGAAGTGGAAAATAACAATGAGATAGCTGAATGTTGCAGCAACGATGTCGCTGATTCTAATGGGAAT GCATTTTCATCTCCACATGACTGGCTGGATCCATCATTGCAGTTAAATGTTCCATTGGTTGATGTTGATAAG gTGCGTTGCATAATAAGAAATATTGTAAGAGACTGGGCAGCAGAG GGAGAAAAAGAACGAAATCAGTGCTATAAGCCCATTCTTGAAGAACTTGATGCCCAATTTCCTAATCGCTCCAAAGAGAG CCCTCCTGCATGTTTAGTTCCTGGTGCTGGACTTGGGCGGCTAGCCCTAGAGATTTCATGCCTTG GTTTCATAAGTCAAGGAAATGAATTTTCGTACTACATGATGATATGTTCAAGTTTTATTCTTAATCA TACTGAAACAACTGGACAATGGACAATATATCCTTGGATCCACAGCAATTGCAATTCACTTTCAGACAATGATCAACATCGTCCTGTTTCAATACCAGATATTCATCCAGCGAG TGCAGGGATTACTGAAGGATTTTCTATGTGTGGTGGGGATTTTGTTGAAGTCTATAACGATTCCAGCCAGATTG GAGTCTGGGATGCTGTTGTGACTTGTTTCTTTATTGACACGGCGCACAACATCATTGAGTACATTGAAATCATATCAAGAATTTTGAAGGAGGGTGGT GTTTGGATAAACTTCGGACCTCTATTGTATCACTTTGCAGACATGTACGGGCAGGAAGAC GATATGTCAATTGAGTTGAGTTTGGAAGATGTAAAGAAGATTGCTTTTCACTACGGATTCGAGTTAGAG AAAGAACAGACCATTGAAACAACGTATACTACAAATCCTCGATCCATGATGCAA AACCATTACCATGCTGCATTCTGGACAATGCGAAAGAAAAGAACAACTACGACATAG
- the LOC121232127 gene encoding carnosine N-methyltransferase isoform X2, producing MEIEEDEERRRQRKLEEALEVKSLRRIISAYLNYPEAAEEDVRRYEKSFKKLPPAHKALLPHYPSKFQNLRRCISLNSYFIFTMLQAFEPPLDMSQDVDGCKDPHLENFEHGHCHSEERNASSCQSASTSGRMCCSNHAEACPQEKSNIMSNPTTEEVKSEQQHEPIFGSGAGEVENNNEIAECCSNDVADSNGNAFSSPHDWLDPSLQLNVPLVDVDKVRCIIRNIVRDWAAEGEKERNQCYKPILEELDAQFPNRSKESPPACLVPGAGLGRLALEISCLGFISQGNEFSYYMMICSSFILNHTETTGQWTIYPWIHSNCNSLSDNDQHRPVSIPDIHPASAGITEGFSMCGGDFVEVYNDSSQIGVWDAVVTCFFIDTAHNIIEYIEIISRILKEGGVWINFGPLLYHFADMYGQEDDMSIELSLEDVKKIAFHYGFELEKEQTIETTYTTNPRSMMQNHYHAAFWTMRKKRTTTT from the exons ATGGAGATTGAAGAAGACGAAGAACGACGTCGTCAAAGGAAGCTTGAAGAAGCACTTGAAGTCAAATCCCTTCGCCGTATTATCAGTGCTTATCTCAa TTATCCAGAGGCTGCTGAAGAGGATGTCAGAAGATATGAAAAATCATTTAAGAAGCTTCCGCCTGCTCACAAG gctTTGTTGCCCCACTATCCTTCTAAGTTCCAAAATCTAAGAAG GTGTATTTCTTTGAATTCGTATTTCATATTTACCATGCTTCAG GCATTTGAACCTCCTTTAGATATGAGCCAGGATGTGGATGGTTGCAAGGATCCACACCTAGAAAACTTTGAACATGGGCATTGCCATTCTGAGGAGAGAAATGCTTCCTCTTGTCAGTCTGCATCAACCAGCGGAAGAATGTGTTGTTCTAACCATGCTGAAGCTTGTCCTCAGGAAAAAAGCAACATAATGAGCAATCCAACAACAGAG GAGGTGAAAAGCGAACAGCAACATGAGCCTATCTTTGGAAGCGGTGCTGGAGAAGTGGAAAATAACAATGAGATAGCTGAATGTTGCAGCAACGATGTCGCTGATTCTAATGGGAAT GCATTTTCATCTCCACATGACTGGCTGGATCCATCATTGCAGTTAAATGTTCCATTGGTTGATGTTGATAAG gTGCGTTGCATAATAAGAAATATTGTAAGAGACTGGGCAGCAGAG GGAGAAAAAGAACGAAATCAGTGCTATAAGCCCATTCTTGAAGAACTTGATGCCCAATTTCCTAATCGCTCCAAAGAGAG CCCTCCTGCATGTTTAGTTCCTGGTGCTGGACTTGGGCGGCTAGCCCTAGAGATTTCATGCCTTG GTTTCATAAGTCAAGGAAATGAATTTTCGTACTACATGATGATATGTTCAAGTTTTATTCTTAATCA TACTGAAACAACTGGACAATGGACAATATATCCTTGGATCCACAGCAATTGCAATTCACTTTCAGACAATGATCAACATCGTCCTGTTTCAATACCAGATATTCATCCAGCGAG TGCAGGGATTACTGAAGGATTTTCTATGTGTGGTGGGGATTTTGTTGAAGTCTATAACGATTCCAGCCAGATTG GAGTCTGGGATGCTGTTGTGACTTGTTTCTTTATTGACACGGCGCACAACATCATTGAGTACATTGAAATCATATCAAGAATTTTGAAGGAGGGTGGT GTTTGGATAAACTTCGGACCTCTATTGTATCACTTTGCAGACATGTACGGGCAGGAAGAC GATATGTCAATTGAGTTGAGTTTGGAAGATGTAAAGAAGATTGCTTTTCACTACGGATTCGAGTTAGAG AAAGAACAGACCATTGAAACAACGTATACTACAAATCCTCGATCCATGATGCAA AACCATTACCATGCTGCATTCTGGACAATGCGAAAGAAAAGAACAACTACGACATAG
- the LOC121232127 gene encoding carnosine N-methyltransferase isoform X3, translating to MEIEEDEERRRQRKLEEALEVKSLRRIISAYLNYPEAAEEDVRRYEKSFKKLPPAHKAFEPPLDMSQDVDGCKDPHLENFEHGHCHSEERNASSCQSASTSGRMCCSNHAEACPQEKSNIMSNPTTELQEVKSEQQHEPIFGSGAGEVENNNEIAECCSNDVADSNGNAFSSPHDWLDPSLQLNVPLVDVDKVRCIIRNIVRDWAAEGEKERNQCYKPILEELDAQFPNRSKESPPACLVPGAGLGRLALEISCLGFISQGNEFSYYMMICSSFILNHTETTGQWTIYPWIHSNCNSLSDNDQHRPVSIPDIHPASAGITEGFSMCGGDFVEVYNDSSQIGVWDAVVTCFFIDTAHNIIEYIEIISRILKEGGVWINFGPLLYHFADMYGQEDDMSIELSLEDVKKIAFHYGFELEKEQTIETTYTTNPRSMMQNHYHAAFWTMRKKRTTTT from the exons ATGGAGATTGAAGAAGACGAAGAACGACGTCGTCAAAGGAAGCTTGAAGAAGCACTTGAAGTCAAATCCCTTCGCCGTATTATCAGTGCTTATCTCAa TTATCCAGAGGCTGCTGAAGAGGATGTCAGAAGATATGAAAAATCATTTAAGAAGCTTCCGCCTGCTCACAAG GCATTTGAACCTCCTTTAGATATGAGCCAGGATGTGGATGGTTGCAAGGATCCACACCTAGAAAACTTTGAACATGGGCATTGCCATTCTGAGGAGAGAAATGCTTCCTCTTGTCAGTCTGCATCAACCAGCGGAAGAATGTGTTGTTCTAACCATGCTGAAGCTTGTCCTCAGGAAAAAAGCAACATAATGAGCAATCCAACAACAGAG CTGCAGGAGGTGAAAAGCGAACAGCAACATGAGCCTATCTTTGGAAGCGGTGCTGGAGAAGTGGAAAATAACAATGAGATAGCTGAATGTTGCAGCAACGATGTCGCTGATTCTAATGGGAAT GCATTTTCATCTCCACATGACTGGCTGGATCCATCATTGCAGTTAAATGTTCCATTGGTTGATGTTGATAAG gTGCGTTGCATAATAAGAAATATTGTAAGAGACTGGGCAGCAGAG GGAGAAAAAGAACGAAATCAGTGCTATAAGCCCATTCTTGAAGAACTTGATGCCCAATTTCCTAATCGCTCCAAAGAGAG CCCTCCTGCATGTTTAGTTCCTGGTGCTGGACTTGGGCGGCTAGCCCTAGAGATTTCATGCCTTG GTTTCATAAGTCAAGGAAATGAATTTTCGTACTACATGATGATATGTTCAAGTTTTATTCTTAATCA TACTGAAACAACTGGACAATGGACAATATATCCTTGGATCCACAGCAATTGCAATTCACTTTCAGACAATGATCAACATCGTCCTGTTTCAATACCAGATATTCATCCAGCGAG TGCAGGGATTACTGAAGGATTTTCTATGTGTGGTGGGGATTTTGTTGAAGTCTATAACGATTCCAGCCAGATTG GAGTCTGGGATGCTGTTGTGACTTGTTTCTTTATTGACACGGCGCACAACATCATTGAGTACATTGAAATCATATCAAGAATTTTGAAGGAGGGTGGT GTTTGGATAAACTTCGGACCTCTATTGTATCACTTTGCAGACATGTACGGGCAGGAAGAC GATATGTCAATTGAGTTGAGTTTGGAAGATGTAAAGAAGATTGCTTTTCACTACGGATTCGAGTTAGAG AAAGAACAGACCATTGAAACAACGTATACTACAAATCCTCGATCCATGATGCAA AACCATTACCATGCTGCATTCTGGACAATGCGAAAGAAAAGAACAACTACGACATAG
- the LOC121232127 gene encoding carnosine N-methyltransferase isoform X4, with protein MEIEEDEERRRQRKLEEALEVKSLRRIISAYLNYPEAAEEDVRRYEKSFKKLPPAHKAFEPPLDMSQDVDGCKDPHLENFEHGHCHSEERNASSCQSASTSGRMCCSNHAEACPQEKSNIMSNPTTEEVKSEQQHEPIFGSGAGEVENNNEIAECCSNDVADSNGNAFSSPHDWLDPSLQLNVPLVDVDKVRCIIRNIVRDWAAEGEKERNQCYKPILEELDAQFPNRSKESPPACLVPGAGLGRLALEISCLGFISQGNEFSYYMMICSSFILNHTETTGQWTIYPWIHSNCNSLSDNDQHRPVSIPDIHPASAGITEGFSMCGGDFVEVYNDSSQIGVWDAVVTCFFIDTAHNIIEYIEIISRILKEGGVWINFGPLLYHFADMYGQEDDMSIELSLEDVKKIAFHYGFELEKEQTIETTYTTNPRSMMQNHYHAAFWTMRKKRTTTT; from the exons ATGGAGATTGAAGAAGACGAAGAACGACGTCGTCAAAGGAAGCTTGAAGAAGCACTTGAAGTCAAATCCCTTCGCCGTATTATCAGTGCTTATCTCAa TTATCCAGAGGCTGCTGAAGAGGATGTCAGAAGATATGAAAAATCATTTAAGAAGCTTCCGCCTGCTCACAAG GCATTTGAACCTCCTTTAGATATGAGCCAGGATGTGGATGGTTGCAAGGATCCACACCTAGAAAACTTTGAACATGGGCATTGCCATTCTGAGGAGAGAAATGCTTCCTCTTGTCAGTCTGCATCAACCAGCGGAAGAATGTGTTGTTCTAACCATGCTGAAGCTTGTCCTCAGGAAAAAAGCAACATAATGAGCAATCCAACAACAGAG GAGGTGAAAAGCGAACAGCAACATGAGCCTATCTTTGGAAGCGGTGCTGGAGAAGTGGAAAATAACAATGAGATAGCTGAATGTTGCAGCAACGATGTCGCTGATTCTAATGGGAAT GCATTTTCATCTCCACATGACTGGCTGGATCCATCATTGCAGTTAAATGTTCCATTGGTTGATGTTGATAAG gTGCGTTGCATAATAAGAAATATTGTAAGAGACTGGGCAGCAGAG GGAGAAAAAGAACGAAATCAGTGCTATAAGCCCATTCTTGAAGAACTTGATGCCCAATTTCCTAATCGCTCCAAAGAGAG CCCTCCTGCATGTTTAGTTCCTGGTGCTGGACTTGGGCGGCTAGCCCTAGAGATTTCATGCCTTG GTTTCATAAGTCAAGGAAATGAATTTTCGTACTACATGATGATATGTTCAAGTTTTATTCTTAATCA TACTGAAACAACTGGACAATGGACAATATATCCTTGGATCCACAGCAATTGCAATTCACTTTCAGACAATGATCAACATCGTCCTGTTTCAATACCAGATATTCATCCAGCGAG TGCAGGGATTACTGAAGGATTTTCTATGTGTGGTGGGGATTTTGTTGAAGTCTATAACGATTCCAGCCAGATTG GAGTCTGGGATGCTGTTGTGACTTGTTTCTTTATTGACACGGCGCACAACATCATTGAGTACATTGAAATCATATCAAGAATTTTGAAGGAGGGTGGT GTTTGGATAAACTTCGGACCTCTATTGTATCACTTTGCAGACATGTACGGGCAGGAAGAC GATATGTCAATTGAGTTGAGTTTGGAAGATGTAAAGAAGATTGCTTTTCACTACGGATTCGAGTTAGAG AAAGAACAGACCATTGAAACAACGTATACTACAAATCCTCGATCCATGATGCAA AACCATTACCATGCTGCATTCTGGACAATGCGAAAGAAAAGAACAACTACGACATAG